Proteins encoded by one window of Lycium barbarum isolate Lr01 chromosome 11, ASM1917538v2, whole genome shotgun sequence:
- the LOC132616808 gene encoding heavy metal-associated isoprenylated plant protein 16-like yields MKQKVVIRLSLSGNDQKCRTKAFKVAVSQPGVESAAMTGDEKNQLEVVGEQIDSVKLTSVLRKTLGQAELVSVGPAGGDKKDEKAGSDKKPEAAAIVTQPQPALYYYTYPQYPVYQVTDSYDQSNCSIM; encoded by the exons ATGAAG CAAAAGGTGGTTATCAGATTATCTTTGAGTGGGAATGATCAGAAATGTCGGACCAAGGCCTTCAAAGTAGCTGTTTCTCAGCCAG GTGTGGAATCAGCAGCTATGACAGGGGACGAAAAGAACCAattagaagttgtgggtgaaCAGATTGATTCCGTAAAACTGACGAGTGTGCTCAGGAAGACTTTGGGTCAGGCGGAACTGGTGAGCGTTGGGCCTGCTGGCGGCGATAAGAAAGACGAAAAAGCTGGTTCAGATAAAAAGCCCGAAGCTGCAGCTATTGTGACACAGCCGCAACCTGCCTTGTATTACTATACCTATCCTCAATACCCTGTTTACCAAGTTACAGATTCATATGATCAATCCAACTGTTCCATTATGTGA